Proteins encoded together in one Musa acuminata AAA Group cultivar baxijiao chromosome BXJ3-6, Cavendish_Baxijiao_AAA, whole genome shotgun sequence window:
- the LOC103986754 gene encoding probable galacturonosyltransferase 6 isoform X2 has product MVARNRGGVGGGIGGGICRPMVVLRRPWTTVVVLALLAASFVSPLLLFLRVPAAEIFLSHARKESDREGNGIVKNLSPVHASNSMQLNAIEQEVGGGVKEPKGIIYNDEDLTDVQSTYSENVTTSGVANDPSSRNSGGGEDHQNRLLSSAIGEDNKQGPSNRTSGETKSGLPPQSSTTEKILEMEDQINMAKAYLLFSSSNSKSHLVRELKIRIKEIERVLGRTNKSSDLFMSDLQKLEAMEVTLSKARKAYPDCSAVASKLHAQLYNAEEQLRAQKHQASYLIHLTARTFPRGLHCLSMRLTTEYFALQPEQRKLPNSQNVHKLALYHYAIFSDNVLACAVLVNSTTSTSMEPEKIVFHVVTNSYNFPAMVMWFLLNPPGKSTIQIQSLDDFRFLPAGFSSFFVQSAKADPRYTSPLNHLRFYLPELFPLLNKIMLLDHDVVVQRDLRRLWSVDMNGKVNGAVDICRDNKTSHKLETLVNLSDPVIANIFDAKACSWAFGMNIFDLQEWRRRGLTGSYHHWKQLAIQKLNW; this is encoded by the exons ATGGTCGCCCGTAATCGCGGCGGCGTCGGCGGTGGTATTGGTGGTGGTATTTGCCGTCCGATGGTGGTGCTCCGCCGGCCGTGGACCACGGTCGTCGTCCTCGCcctcctcgctgcctccttcgtcTCCccactcctcctcttccttcgcgTCCCTGCGGCCGAAATCTTCCTCTCTCACG CAAGGAAGGAGTCCGACAGGGAGGGCAACGGCATTGTGAAGAATCTATCCCCT GTGCATGCTTCTAATTCTATGCAGCTCAACGCGATCGAGCAG GAAGTTGGTGGCGGAGTGAAAGAGCCGAAAGGAATTATCTACAACGACGAGGACTTGACGGACGTTCAGAGTACATATAGTGAGAACGTAACGACTTCTGGTGTAGCAAATG ACCCCAGTTCAAGAAATAGTGGAGGAGGTGaggatcatcaaaatcgtttgttAAGTTCTGCTATTGGAGAG GATAACAAGCAGGGACCATCCAACAGAACTAGTGGTGAAACTAAAAGTGGTTTGCCCCCTCAATCATCCACAACTGAGAAAATATTGGAGATGGAGGATCAGATAAACATGGCAAAGGCATACTTGCTGTTTTCTTCATCCAATAGTAAATCTCACTTAGTACGAGAGCTAAAAATTAGGATAAAAGAGATAGAAAGGGTTCTTGGTCGAACCAACAAAAGTTCAGACTTATTCATGAG TGATTTACAGAAATTGGAAGCCATGGAAGTAACTCTGTCCAAAGCTAGAAAGGCTTATCCAGATTGCTCTGCAGTGGCATCAAAACTGCATGCACAGTTATACAATGCTGAAGAACAGCTTAGGGCACAGAAGCACCAAGCTTCATATCTTATTCATCTTACAGCCAGGACCTTCCCCAGGGGTCTTCACTGTCTATCCATGCGTCTCACCACCGAGTACTTTGCATTGCAGCCTGAACAGAGAAAGTTGCCTAACAGTCAGAACGTGCATAAATTGGCTCTCTATCATTATGCTATTTTCTCCGACAATGTTCTGGCATGTGCAGTGCTTGTGAACTCAACAACATCTACTTCCATG GAACCAGAGAAAATTGTCTTTCATGTGGTAACCAATTCCTATAATTTTCCAGCAATGGTGATGTGGTTTTTATTGAATCCTCCTGGAAAATCTACCATTCAGATCCAGAGCTTGGATGATTTCCGATTCTTGCCTGCTGGATTCAGTTCGTTTTTTGTGCAGTCAGCTAAAGCTGATCCAAGATATACTTCACCACTCAATCACCTTCGCTTCTATCTGCCAGAGCTCTTCCCCTTGCTGAACAAGATTATGCTTTTGGACCATGATGTGGTTGTGCAAAGAGATCTCAGACGATTGTGGAGTGTGGATATGAACGGGAAAGTCAATGGAGCAGTGGATATCTGTAGGGACAACAAGACATCACATAAATTGGAAACACTTGTGAACCTTTCGGATCCAGTCATAGCAAATATTTTTGATGCCAAGGCTTGTTCATGGGCATTCGGCATGAACATATTTGACCTGCAGGAGTGGAGAAGACGAGGTTTAACAGGAAGTTACCACCACTGGAAGCAACTA GCCATTCAGAAGTTGAATTGGTGA
- the LOC135640699 gene encoding ethylene-responsive transcription factor 3-like yields MAVETLRLRKEGLGPPAAAAVAGGEKEAHFRGVRKRPWGRFAAEIRDPWKKTRKWLGTFDTAEEAALAYDAAARTLRGSKAKTNFGYSAADVEIVPAAVPEPQIGWLSSSPWRSGFREPATALNGRDLFLGQPGLVVESGSEFSGYRFEAVKMVVKGEQERRGTVAEDKKKPPFCFDLNLPPPFV; encoded by the coding sequence ATGGCGGTCGAGACGTTGCGGCTGAGAAAGGAGGGTTTGGGGCCGCCGGCGGCAGCCGCGGTGGCTGGAGGGGAAAAGGAGGCCCACTTCCGCGGTGTGAGGAAGCGGCCGTGGGGAAGGTTCGCGGCGGAGATCCGAGACCCGTGGAAGAAGACGAGGAAGTGGCTGGGGACCTTCGACACCGCTGAGGAGGCGGCGCTGGCCTACGACGCGGCGGCGCGTACGCTCCGTGGGTCCAAGGCCAAGACCAACTTCGGGTACTCCGCCGCTGACGTCGAGATCGTTCCCGCCGCCGTGCCGGAGCCGCAGATCGGCTGGCTGTCGTCGTCGCCGTGGCGATCGGGCTTCCGGGAACCGGCAACGGCGTTGAACGGGCGAGATCTGTTCCTGGGGCAGCCGGGTTTGGTGGTGGAGAGCGGATCCGAGTTCTCCGGGTACCGATTCGAAGCGGTGAAGATGGTGGTGAAGGGCGAGCAGGAGAGGAGGGGGACGGTGGCGGAGGATAAGAAGAAGCCGCCCTTCTGCTTCGATCTCAACCTACCCCCTCCGTTCGTGTGA
- the LOC103986754 gene encoding probable galacturonosyltransferase 6 isoform X1, with protein MVARNRGGVGGGIGGGICRPMVVLRRPWTTVVVLALLAASFVSPLLLFLRVPAAEIFLSHARKESDREGNGIVKNLSPVHASNSMQLNAIEQEVGGGVKEPKGIIYNDEDLTDVQSTYSENVTTSGVANDPSSRNSGGGEDHQNRLLSSAIGEDNKQGPSNRTSGETKSGLPPQSSTTEKILEMEDQINMAKAYLLFSSSNSKSHLVRELKIRIKEIERVLGRTNKSSDLFMSDLQKLEAMEVTLSKARKAYPDCSAVASKLHAQLYNAEEQLRAQKHQASYLIHLTARTFPRGLHCLSMRLTTEYFALQPEQRKLPNSQNVHKLALYHYAIFSDNVLACAVLVNSTTSTSMEPEKIVFHVVTNSYNFPAMVMWFLLNPPGKSTIQIQSLDDFRFLPAGFSSFFVQSAKADPRYTSPLNHLRFYLPELFPLLNKIMLLDHDVVVQRDLRRLWSVDMNGKVNGAVDICRDNKTSHKLETLVNLSDPVIANIFDAKACSWAFGMNIFDLQEWRRRGLTGSYHHWKQLENSKQPWKAGSSLLGQLLCYNHTMTLDRRWHVLGLGRHSSVRRSEIERAAVIHYDGNMKPWLDVALAKYRKYWTRFLDYSNPYIQQCNIHE; from the exons ATGGTCGCCCGTAATCGCGGCGGCGTCGGCGGTGGTATTGGTGGTGGTATTTGCCGTCCGATGGTGGTGCTCCGCCGGCCGTGGACCACGGTCGTCGTCCTCGCcctcctcgctgcctccttcgtcTCCccactcctcctcttccttcgcgTCCCTGCGGCCGAAATCTTCCTCTCTCACG CAAGGAAGGAGTCCGACAGGGAGGGCAACGGCATTGTGAAGAATCTATCCCCT GTGCATGCTTCTAATTCTATGCAGCTCAACGCGATCGAGCAG GAAGTTGGTGGCGGAGTGAAAGAGCCGAAAGGAATTATCTACAACGACGAGGACTTGACGGACGTTCAGAGTACATATAGTGAGAACGTAACGACTTCTGGTGTAGCAAATG ACCCCAGTTCAAGAAATAGTGGAGGAGGTGaggatcatcaaaatcgtttgttAAGTTCTGCTATTGGAGAG GATAACAAGCAGGGACCATCCAACAGAACTAGTGGTGAAACTAAAAGTGGTTTGCCCCCTCAATCATCCACAACTGAGAAAATATTGGAGATGGAGGATCAGATAAACATGGCAAAGGCATACTTGCTGTTTTCTTCATCCAATAGTAAATCTCACTTAGTACGAGAGCTAAAAATTAGGATAAAAGAGATAGAAAGGGTTCTTGGTCGAACCAACAAAAGTTCAGACTTATTCATGAG TGATTTACAGAAATTGGAAGCCATGGAAGTAACTCTGTCCAAAGCTAGAAAGGCTTATCCAGATTGCTCTGCAGTGGCATCAAAACTGCATGCACAGTTATACAATGCTGAAGAACAGCTTAGGGCACAGAAGCACCAAGCTTCATATCTTATTCATCTTACAGCCAGGACCTTCCCCAGGGGTCTTCACTGTCTATCCATGCGTCTCACCACCGAGTACTTTGCATTGCAGCCTGAACAGAGAAAGTTGCCTAACAGTCAGAACGTGCATAAATTGGCTCTCTATCATTATGCTATTTTCTCCGACAATGTTCTGGCATGTGCAGTGCTTGTGAACTCAACAACATCTACTTCCATG GAACCAGAGAAAATTGTCTTTCATGTGGTAACCAATTCCTATAATTTTCCAGCAATGGTGATGTGGTTTTTATTGAATCCTCCTGGAAAATCTACCATTCAGATCCAGAGCTTGGATGATTTCCGATTCTTGCCTGCTGGATTCAGTTCGTTTTTTGTGCAGTCAGCTAAAGCTGATCCAAGATATACTTCACCACTCAATCACCTTCGCTTCTATCTGCCAGAGCTCTTCCCCTTGCTGAACAAGATTATGCTTTTGGACCATGATGTGGTTGTGCAAAGAGATCTCAGACGATTGTGGAGTGTGGATATGAACGGGAAAGTCAATGGAGCAGTGGATATCTGTAGGGACAACAAGACATCACATAAATTGGAAACACTTGTGAACCTTTCGGATCCAGTCATAGCAAATATTTTTGATGCCAAGGCTTGTTCATGGGCATTCGGCATGAACATATTTGACCTGCAGGAGTGGAGAAGACGAGGTTTAACAGGAAGTTACCACCACTGGAAGCAACTA GAAAATAGCAAGCAGCCATGGAAAGCAGGAAGCTCTCTGTTGGGCCAGTTGCTCTGCTACAACCACACAATGACTCTGGACAGGCGGTGGCACGTTTTGGGGCTTGGTCGTCATTCAAGCGTCAGGAGGTCAGAGATTGAGAGGGCAGCAGTAATACACTACGACGGAAATATGAAGCCATGGTTGGATGTTGCACTTGCAAAGTACAGAAAATATTGGACCAGGTTTCTTGACTACAGTAACCCCTACATCCAACAATGCAACATCCATGAGTAG